Proteins from a genomic interval of Trifolium pratense cultivar HEN17-A07 linkage group LG6, ARS_RC_1.1, whole genome shotgun sequence:
- the LOC123892936 gene encoding probable E3 ubiquitin-protein ligase RHG1A isoform X8: MGHRHLYNASSPMFEGEADQNWNQMHTDQHHVNHGGTSSSENGSFNYPVENISIDNIYFPSHWNANTRSNGYASSGLNIEVPPPPHQLDTPGTSNNHFMHSSSAGPFFTVSENYVHQPSSSSNYDRQAFHVDSGFIDLTMGSGRGHHKRKSPGIPSVYERGSSSGYFNAGSSTDLPMPSESRPEKPNMDSQYMPWDHVAMTTPNFRGAGLSMKGESSVRNVRSRSALDLESNLSRTHLSNNHSHNSFPNVPPVGHSSLADLSAQVSTSLTRDWSQMNVTPANGRVLLSDSSTFGLETSHFPVGNAAATAASNATLDVGSFHHEYGTSRNPTTAQSFQNLTQTARGTRSNYSQRSAPAYRASSSLRLGHPPSENNGLPMVAESHPSRHPRPLTTIGWRNSDRNGRSRISSERYRALADEASLHARFASEGFMIVERASLYGSRNMLDQHRDMRLDVDSMSYEELLALGERIGQVNTGLSEDVVSKCLTETIYCSSDQCQDEGSCVICLEEYKNMDDVGTLKTCGHDYHVSCIKKWLSMKKLCPICKASALPEDKKDK; this comes from the exons ATGGGGCATAGACACCTATACAATGCATCATCTCCAATGTTTGAGGGTGAGGCTGACCAAAATTGGAATCAAATGCATACTGATCAACATCATGTGAACCATG GGGGGACCAGCTCTTCAGAGAATGGTTCTTTCAATTATCCTGTGGAAAATATATCTATAGATAACATTTATTTCCCCTCTCATTGGAATGCCAACACAAGGTCAAATGGATATGCATCCTCTGGACTCAACATTGAAGTacctcctcctcctcatcaATTGGATACACCAGGCACTTCTAACAATCATTTTATGCATTCATCTAGTGCTGGACCTTTCTTTACAGTGTCTGAAAACTATGTACACCagccttcttcttcttccaattaTGATAGACAAGCATTTCATGTTGATAGTGGTTTTATTGATCTTACAATGGGAAGTGGACGAGGACATCACAAGAGAAAGAGCCCTGGAATTCCTTCAGTCTATGAGAGAGGCAGTTCAAGTGGATATTTCAATGCTGGGAGTTCAACTGATCTTCCTATGCCTTCAGAATCACGGCCAGAGAAGCCAAATATGGATTCTCAATATATGCCGTGGGATCATGTTGCTATGACAACACCCAATTTCAGAGGTGCTGGCCTCTCAATGAAGGGTGAGAGTTCTGTAAGGAACGTGAGGAGCCGTTCTGCACTTGATTTGGAATCCAACCTGTCTAGGACCCATTTGTCAAATAACCATTCACACAACTCGTTCCCTAATGTCCCACCAGTCGGCCATTCTAGCTTGGCGGATCTTTCAGCTCAGGTTTCTACCTCTTTGACAAGAGATTGGAGCCAAATGAACGTAACTCCTGCTAATGGAAGAGTGTTATTATCAG ATTCTAGTACTTTTGGTCTTGAGACAAGTCACTTCCCGGTTGGAAATGCTGCTGCTACTGCTGCTAGTAATGCTACTTTAGATGTCGGAAGCTTCCATCATGAATATGGTACAAGCAGAAATCCTACTACTGCtcaaagttttcaaaatttgaCTCAGACTGCTAGGGGAACACGAAGTAATTACTCTCAAAGATCCGCTCCAGCTTATAGGGCTTCTTCAAGCTTGCGCCTGGGACATCCACCTTCAGAAAATAATGGATTGCCCATGGTAGCTGAAAGTCACCCTTCTAGACATCCTAGGCCGTTGACCACTATTGGTTGGCGGAACAGTGATAGAAATGGAAGGTCAAGAATTTCGAGTGAAAGATATAGAGCATTGGCTGATGAGGCTAGTCTCCATGCTAGATTTGCTTCTGAG GGTTTCATGATTGTTGAGCGTGCTTCACTATATGGTTCTAGGAATATGCTTGATCAGCACAGAGACATGAGGTTGGACGTAGATAGCATGAGCTATGAG GAACTGCTTGCACTTGGGGAGAGGATTGGCCAGGTGAACACAGGATTGTCTGAGGATGTGGTTTCCAAGTGTTTGACGGAAACAATATATTGTTCATCTGACCAATGTCAGGATGAAGGAAGCTGTGTGATCTGTCTG GAAGAGTACAAGAACATGGATGATGTTGGGACACTTAAAACTTGTGGACACGACTACCATGTGAGCTGCATTAAAAAGTGGTTATCTATGAAGAAACTATGTCCTATCTGCAAAGCTTCTGCTTTGCCTGAGGATAAGAAGGATAAATAA
- the LOC123892936 gene encoding probable E3 ubiquitin-protein ligase RHG1A isoform X7, with amino-acid sequence MGHRHLYNASSPMFEGEADQNWNQMHTDQHHVNHGGTSSSENGSFNYPVENISIDNIYFPSHWNANTRSNGYASSGLNIEVPPPPHQLDTPGTSNNHFMHSSSAGPFFTVSENYVHQPSSSSNYDRQAFHVDSGFIDLTMGSGRGHHKRKSPGIPSVYERGSSSGYFNAGSSTDLPMPSESRPEKPNMDSQYMPWDHVAMTTPNFRGAGLSMKGESSVRNVRSRSALDLESNLSRTHLSNNHSHNSFPNVPPVGHSSLADLSAQVSTSLTRDWSQMNVTPANGRVLLSDSSTFGLETSHFPVGNAAATAASNATLDVGSFHHEYGTSRNPTTAQSFQNLTQTARGTRSNYSQRSAPAYRASSSLRLGHPPSENNGLPMVAESHPSRHPRPLTTIGWRNSDRNGRSRISSERYRALADEASLHARFASEVPGFMIVERASLYGSRNMLDQHRDMRLDVDSMSYEELLALGERIGQVNTGLSEDVVSKCLTETIYCSSDQCQDEGSCVICLEEYKNMDDVGTLKTCGHDYHVSCIKKWLSMKKLCPICKASALPEDKKDK; translated from the exons ATGGGGCATAGACACCTATACAATGCATCATCTCCAATGTTTGAGGGTGAGGCTGACCAAAATTGGAATCAAATGCATACTGATCAACATCATGTGAACCATG GGGGGACCAGCTCTTCAGAGAATGGTTCTTTCAATTATCCTGTGGAAAATATATCTATAGATAACATTTATTTCCCCTCTCATTGGAATGCCAACACAAGGTCAAATGGATATGCATCCTCTGGACTCAACATTGAAGTacctcctcctcctcatcaATTGGATACACCAGGCACTTCTAACAATCATTTTATGCATTCATCTAGTGCTGGACCTTTCTTTACAGTGTCTGAAAACTATGTACACCagccttcttcttcttccaattaTGATAGACAAGCATTTCATGTTGATAGTGGTTTTATTGATCTTACAATGGGAAGTGGACGAGGACATCACAAGAGAAAGAGCCCTGGAATTCCTTCAGTCTATGAGAGAGGCAGTTCAAGTGGATATTTCAATGCTGGGAGTTCAACTGATCTTCCTATGCCTTCAGAATCACGGCCAGAGAAGCCAAATATGGATTCTCAATATATGCCGTGGGATCATGTTGCTATGACAACACCCAATTTCAGAGGTGCTGGCCTCTCAATGAAGGGTGAGAGTTCTGTAAGGAACGTGAGGAGCCGTTCTGCACTTGATTTGGAATCCAACCTGTCTAGGACCCATTTGTCAAATAACCATTCACACAACTCGTTCCCTAATGTCCCACCAGTCGGCCATTCTAGCTTGGCGGATCTTTCAGCTCAGGTTTCTACCTCTTTGACAAGAGATTGGAGCCAAATGAACGTAACTCCTGCTAATGGAAGAGTGTTATTATCAG ATTCTAGTACTTTTGGTCTTGAGACAAGTCACTTCCCGGTTGGAAATGCTGCTGCTACTGCTGCTAGTAATGCTACTTTAGATGTCGGAAGCTTCCATCATGAATATGGTACAAGCAGAAATCCTACTACTGCtcaaagttttcaaaatttgaCTCAGACTGCTAGGGGAACACGAAGTAATTACTCTCAAAGATCCGCTCCAGCTTATAGGGCTTCTTCAAGCTTGCGCCTGGGACATCCACCTTCAGAAAATAATGGATTGCCCATGGTAGCTGAAAGTCACCCTTCTAGACATCCTAGGCCGTTGACCACTATTGGTTGGCGGAACAGTGATAGAAATGGAAGGTCAAGAATTTCGAGTGAAAGATATAGAGCATTGGCTGATGAGGCTAGTCTCCATGCTAGATTTGCTTCTGAGGTACCG GGTTTCATGATTGTTGAGCGTGCTTCACTATATGGTTCTAGGAATATGCTTGATCAGCACAGAGACATGAGGTTGGACGTAGATAGCATGAGCTATGAG GAACTGCTTGCACTTGGGGAGAGGATTGGCCAGGTGAACACAGGATTGTCTGAGGATGTGGTTTCCAAGTGTTTGACGGAAACAATATATTGTTCATCTGACCAATGTCAGGATGAAGGAAGCTGTGTGATCTGTCTG GAAGAGTACAAGAACATGGATGATGTTGGGACACTTAAAACTTGTGGACACGACTACCATGTGAGCTGCATTAAAAAGTGGTTATCTATGAAGAAACTATGTCCTATCTGCAAAGCTTCTGCTTTGCCTGAGGATAAGAAGGATAAATAA